The nucleotide sequence CCCCTGATTTTAAAGTACTTCCCTTTAGCAAGGGTCGTCCACTGGTGTTCTCCAGCGGTGGAGACGCTGCTACCACGCCTATATGGCATCTGGGCTGGATCAGCTTAGCTGATTGTAAAGTTTTGTTGGCGAGTTGTGGTGCTGATCTGAGCGAGGACTCGCTTGTGTATTTAGGACCCAAGGTGGAAGAAGATTTGGTGTATTGGGCGGTTGATTTGGATGAAGACGGTGTTGTTTCTGAATTAGGGGGTAGGAAGCTCTGTTTCGTCGAGCTTCGAACCCTAATGGTAGCTGTTGATTGGGCTGATCAACGCGCTATGAATGAATTGGCTATTGCCGGCCATGTATGTGAGCTTTGATCATGCTttaacttgttgttgttggttacGGTTTTGATTTGGGATAAGGCATCCAAGTAAATGATATGGTTCAAGAATTTTGAGCTCATCAATGTTTCTGTATGAAGTATCATAATTGCTAAATTTGCTGCATTTTAGAAGTTAGGGGTAGTTTCTAGCTTTTCGTCCACAAGATTGATCTCAACCTATGTATCATCGTATTGGTGCTGATGCCTGTTAACTAATATAATGATAGGCCAGGGCATTGCTTGAATGGCACAATGTATCACGATTTTGTGGATCTTGTGGAGGTGCAACTGTTCCAAGGGAAGCAGGGAGGAGAAAACAATGCTCAAATGAGACATGCAAGAAGCGGGTTTATCCCCGTGTTGACCCGGTATATTGGTGCTTCCTTCATTTTTAGATTTCCCTTTAGAGTATGACATTGTGGAACCTCTGCTTGATTGGTGCTCTGTCTATGACAGGTGGTTATAATGTTAGTTATTGATCGAGAAAATGATCGCGCCCTTTTAAGCAGACAATCTAGATTTGTACCGAGAATGTGGAGTTGTTTAGCTGGATTTATTGAGGTATTATGAAGCTTTCACTGCTAAGCCACCTCACTTCATTTTTGAGAAAGTATAATATTCTTACTGTCTTACGCTGCTTCTGCTAGCCAGGGGAAAGCTTAGAAGAGGCTGTGAGGCGAGAAACATGGGAAGAGACTGGCATTGAAGTAGGAGAAGTTGTCTATCACAGCTCTCAGCCCTGGCCTGGTAATTGAATAGTTAAGAAAATAAGTATAGTTGTTAGTTTAGGGTTTGTCTGTCTTGCATTCATATGAACTATCTATGTTTATTAGCTTATGGCTTCCAACGTTTATATTAGCTAATGTAGAATAGATGCATCCATGAGTGTGATAGGTCATTTACGACATACATTTCACAGAATAGTATAGTAGTTCTTCAATGTATAGATTGGAAACTTAGATCACATTtttcaactttatatatttattacagCCTTATTAGTAGTATGTCTACCGAAAGATTTCTCATGCTTTCCAATGTGTAGACAGTAGTCCTTAGATGCCTCTTTGATTGTTGCTACTGCTGTAACTTTAAGTAGTTAGGAACCTTGATTTTAATGCCAAAACGGCTTTAGAACCTTTTTGAAATGCAAGTTTAACAGCGAGAATATGGTGGTCTTAAATTGCAGTGGGACCAAGTAGCATGCCATGCCAATTGATGGTCGGGTTCTTTGCTTACGCCAAGACGGTCGACATAAATGTAGACAAAGAAGAGTtggaaggtatatatatatacttccaaGTCTTTGGAGTGCCAGATTTTTGTTAAAATCCATCACATTCTTAACATATTTTCTTGTGATTGTTTTTGTTGCGCAGATGCTCAATGGCACAGTAGAGAAGATGTGAAGAAAGCACTGGATGTTGCAGAATACAGGAAGGCGCAAAGAACAGCAGCTGCAAAGATAGAGCAGATGTGCAAAGGTGTGGAGAGAAGCCAGAGTCTATCAACAGATTTTAATCTCGAAAGCGGTGAGCTCGCTCCTATGTTTATCCCGGGGCCATTTGCAATCGCGCACCACCTGATCTCAGCATGGGTAGATCAGGCTCCTGGCAATGTTCAACCCAAACAACAAGCCGGtgtctctctctcaagtttGTAGCTAGAAAGATGACTTTGATGCTTAGAAACCAAACGTTTGCTATGGTGATGcttattttgatttgatgagTCCTTATTATTGTATGGACTTGCTCCAAGTTATTTCTTGCAACAACAATTTACATATCAGAGATTTTACctcaataataatataaagctattttctaaattaaattcctaattatgttgttgtcaaaaataattaaatttacgaaaaagaaaaaaacaaaaacaaatgaggATTCCACCGTTGTTAAATACACATCTCCGTAGAGTAGCATAAGCGTTCACTCTCTTCCTTCTCCCAGATTCTAAAACCCTCTCTTCCTCCCAAGTCCAaagtccaaagtccaaaccattttgttaatttttccgAGATCTAACAACACTATGGCAACCACCTTCTTCCGGCGACTCGCTAGGTCAGCTCCGATCGCATTCCCCGTCGCACTTGGATCCCAAAGCAAAGCTGGTTCTGGCGCTTTCCGATTCTCTGCCGGTGCGATCGCGGCACTCTCCGGCGGATTCTCTTACTATTACTTAGCATCCGGCAACAATCTGgtgaacttttcttttgttttttctctaataTTTCTTATATCTGTCGTCTCTGATCATTTCGGaattccattttttcttttgctgaGCTGGTTTGATTACTCTCGTCTTGCATTTTGTTCAGTgtatgttttgttgtatttcaCATTCAATCAGACGAGTTTAGACGAACTATACGAAACATATAGATCTTTTATAATAGCGTATTAGACTTTTCTTCTCAGTTGATATGGCTTGTGTTTATAATCGTTTGTGGTTTATGATCTCAGGTTTATCTGGATCAAGCTAAGGAAGAGACTGGACCAAAAACAGGTGCGCTGTTtggatttatttataattaatagcGTGTATTTCTCATTCTTTACTCGAAACTTATTGTATTCTGCTGTGTTGTTTTAGCTCTAAACCCTGATAAATGGCTCGAGTTCAAGCTTCAAGACACTGCTAGAGTTAGCCACAACACCCAGTTGTTCAGGTATTCGCTTGACTCAATAATACTTTCATCACAAAAAGGCATATTAGCTTTGAATTTGTGACACTTTTCAAGTTTTTCATATTCTGGTAATGTGGTGATCACTAAAAGTATTACTTTGGGACTTACATTTTATATTGTAACTGGGATGACAGAAGTGCTCTTTTTTGTTAACCACCCGCCTTTTACGTACATAATATGAAGAATAGGCAAGGAAAATATATCCTGTCATAATAGCGAATAGGTACTGAACAAGGGGACTTTTATATGGTTGCGGGATGGGATGAATTAACTGTCCGGTGAATGCTTGTTTGTTTCTCATCCTTCATGTGTACTTTCCAATACATGCTAAGTAGTTTGTATCCCTTTACTGCACAGAGGGTATGCATTATGAACCATCTGCATGATTGAGTGTCATTTGGTATATTTTCAAGTGATTTAGTTTCTTAACCCTCTAAGCTAATATATATCCATATCTCAGTAATGGGAATTGCTGCTATTAATATGGTTGGAATCCGCAGTTTAGGCGTCCAAAGTTGTTTCTTACTATCTCTAAGAGCCTCTTAACTTAAGCTCGTATTGCATCACTCATGTACTTAAGTCCACTTCTTAAAATGATAagcttttggttttcttgttttggctTTGCTTTGAAATCTAGGTTCTCATTTGAGCCCTCGGCTGAATTGGGTCTACATGTTGCTTCTTGTCTCCTGACAAGGTATGCTGTGGCCACACTTGTTCCTCTTTACagtaaaactattttattttgcagGACTTGTGAAAATTTCTCGATTAAAGTTGCAAGGCTTATCTTTCCGTTTTCTTTGTACAGGGCTCCTTTAGGCTATAATGCTGaagggaaaacaaaatatgtcATTAGACCGTAAGTTCAGCTAAATCTTTTTTACCAGCtttgcattgtttttttatGTCTGGACAACCATTGCTCTGCGAGCCTATCTGTTGcatattttcacttttgttgAATGGCTTCCAAGGAGGCCATTTTTTTTCACACCGAATCTTCATTTAATTAGtcgtttttactttttgttctGATGATACTCTAATGATAGGTGtcattaagaaaataaaccaaaagCTTGGAAATTATGCAGACATATGTTTGTGGTATCTGCCTTTAAAATTTCCACCTTTTGGATTAGTCAGAATACAAATTATCATGCAAATAAATCTTCCAGATTATTATATTTCTAGCTTTCAACTATAAGATTTATAACACTTTGTCCTTACTTATCTTCTATTTGTGAATTGATCTCAGTTACACTCCTATCTCTGACCCAGAGGCTAAGGGCTATTTTGATTTACTGATTAAGGTATGAATATCCTGTTAATATACTTGTGCATAACTCTACCTTTGCTACTATTTTCTAGAACAGAAGTAGATGTGTTATGATTGCACGCATATCCTggagttttattttgttgatgtagttcactgTTTATTTTGCAGGTATATCCAGACGGAAAAATGAGTCAACATTTTGCCAGCTTAAAACCCGGGGATGTGTTGGAAGTAAAAGGGTATAGTTAAATATAGCCTTCTTTAATTACGGTTGgttattgttatttattttatatgtggTATGTAACTATTTCTTTTCTTGTAGACCCGTTGAAAAGTTCAAATATTCGCCGAATATGAAGAAACATATTGGCATGGTATAGTCTTATTCCCTTGTTACAACTAACTTTACTGAAGGTTTGTTGCATACAATTTGTTTAGTTTATATGGAAGTAAAACTTTGAAGATATGGACTGCATTATTAGGTTTTTATCTCATCTCAGTGTATAGAATTATTCGCCTGCTCTCGTTTGTTGATATGCAAGTCCTTAGAAATTCAACTGTTGCATGAAGTTCCTGTTTAGTAGCATGATTCACTGACTTGTGATCagtttttgtaataaaagataaatactAACCTGTGATTTTGTGttggaaaaaaacttgaagatTGCTGGTGGAAGTGGGATTACTCCAATGCTTCAAGTGATTGATGCCATTGTGAAGAATCCCGAGGACAACACGCAGGTGACCATTCTATTATtatctttagtttttattttttcccataAAGAATCTTTTACACTCAATATTGAATTATGTGATCTGTGCATACGAATATTTAACTACTTACTATACTAGTGCTGGTTTGTTTACCAAGATCTTGAAAGTGTTATCCTCTACAATTCGTTTCAAAATCAGCtgaggtttttcattaaaagaaaagtGTGTTAAAATGGAGCGTAACAATTTCTTTGTGTGCACAGATATCATTGCTTTATGCCAATGTTTCTCCAGATGATATACTTCTGAAGCAGAAGCTTGATGTACTTCAGGCTAACCACCCAAATTTGAAGGTAGAGTTCTCTTGGATTTATCAATTGATTAGTTTGCTAGCTAGTTACTACTAGCATACACAcgtttctaaaaaatattttgatgttaAAAATCGACAGATATTCTACACTGTTGACAATCCTACTAAAAACTGGAAAGGAGGAGTAGGTTACGTTTCAAAGGATATGGCTCTAAAAGGCTTACCTCTTCCTGCAGACGACACTCTTATCCTTGTAAGTTACCTTATTATCTTCAGAACCTAATAAGTCACTATTTCCTGAGAGAATGACAATGAGGATGTCAAAATATTTAGCATTATAAATTTGGATCTAGTGACAAATAAGTTATGGTTTAGAATCAAAATATACATTGTTATTAAATTCATAATATGTGGTGGGCTTCACCCTTATTCAGGTATGTGGTCCTCCTGGGATGATGGAGCATATATCTGGAGGCAAAGCTCCAGACTGGTCACAAGGAGAGGTTTGTA is from Camelina sativa cultivar DH55 chromosome 20, Cs, whole genome shotgun sequence and encodes:
- the LOC104770385 gene encoding nudix hydrolase 19, chloroplastic translates to MLALFLSSSTYPALSSLSRSVTLNLARRTTLSALTMSMNLRTHAFAGNPLKSKTPKSSDPFSPTSAFESLKTLIPVIPNQPTVSPDFKVLPFSKGRPLVFSSGGDAATTPIWHLGWISLADCKVLLASCGADLSEDSLVYLGPKVEEDLVYWAVDLDEDGVVSELGGRKLCFVELRTLMVAVDWADQRAMNELAIAGHARALLEWHNVSRFCGSCGGATVPREAGRRKQCSNETCKKRVYPRVDPVVIMLVIDRENDRALLSRQSRFVPRMWSCLAGFIEPGESLEEAVRRETWEETGIEVGEVVYHSSQPWPVGPSSMPCQLMVGFFAYAKTVDINVDKEELEDAQWHSREDVKKALDVAEYRKAQRTAAAKIEQMCKGVERSQSLSTDFNLESGELAPMFIPGPFAIAHHLISAWVDQAPGNVQPKQQAGVSLSSL
- the LOC104770386 gene encoding NADH-cytochrome b5 reductase-like protein, giving the protein MATTFFRRLARSAPIAFPVALGSQSKAGSGAFRFSAGAIAALSGGFSYYYLASGNNLVYLDQAKEETGPKTALNPDKWLEFKLQDTARVSHNTQLFRFSFEPSAELGLHVASCLLTRAPLGYNAEGKTKYVIRPYTPISDPEAKGYFDLLIKVYPDGKMSQHFASLKPGDVLEVKGPVEKFKYSPNMKKHIGMIAGGSGITPMLQVIDAIVKNPEDNTQISLLYANVSPDDILLKQKLDVLQANHPNLKIFYTVDNPTKNWKGGVGYVSKDMALKGLPLPADDTLILVCGPPGMMEHISGGKAPDWSQGEVKGVLKELGYTEQMVFKF